Proteins encoded together in one Gallus gallus isolate bGalGal1 chromosome 18, bGalGal1.mat.broiler.GRCg7b, whole genome shotgun sequence window:
- the APOH gene encoding beta-2-glycoprotein 1 precursor, translating into MYSLALLLCAAALTHSALAVKVCPRPPEVLFATINVVKNEYNVGEEVEYTCRPGFVPNNGQRKYICQPTGRWPLNTLLCLPKRCPAPAPLQHGTIDSRDFHYRSSLSFSCDPGYSLVGSRTSQCMSDGKWSGIPPQCQPVTCAPPSLPEFGVLSYRFLKPGNISYFMDTIAFECVPPLALIGNETATCQANGTWSSIPECRAVTCPAPTGIENGFLNFAVRRTYHYNESVSFSCQSRYVLEGPKHSRCEKTGNWSTKPSCKEPCKIPVKKAVVLYEGEKKRVQSDLKEGIMHGETISFYCKNKEKSCAYTVPVQCVNGNLTLPFCFKERGFFSSLVKTDPSDMKPCEDLK; encoded by the exons ATGTACTCCCTGGCCCTGCTCCTGTGTGCGGCTGCTCTGACTCACTCTGCTCTTGCAGTGAAAG TCTGTCCCAGGCCACCAGAAGTGCTGTTTGCCACAATCAATGTGGTCAAAAATGAGTATAACGTGGGTGAGGAAGTCGAATACACCTGCAGGCCGGGGTTTGTGCCCAACAACGGCCAGAGAAAGTACATCTGCCAGCCCACTGGCAGGTGGCCTCTCAACACGCTCTTATGCCTAC CAAAGAGATGTCCCGCCCCTGCCCCCTTGCAGCATGGAACAATTGATTCTAGAGATTTCCACTACCGGAGTTCTTTAAGTTTCTCATGTGACCCAGG TTACAGTCTCGTTGGGTCAAGGACGAGCCAATGCATGTCAGATGGCAAGTGGAGTGGAATCCCCCCCCAGTGTCAAC CTGTGACCTGTGCACCTCCCTCACTTCCCGAATTTGGAGTCCTTTCTTACCGTTTCTTAAAGCCCGGAAATATTTCTTACTTCATGGACACAATTGCTTTTGAATGTGTACCACCTCTGGCACTTATTGGAAATGAGACAGCAACCTGCCAGGCCAACGGCACCTGGAGCAGCATTCCGGAGTGCAGGG CTGTCACTTGTCCCGCTCCAACTGGAATAGAAAATGGGTTCTTAAATTTTGCTGTTCGTAGAACATATCACTACAACGAAAGTGTCAGCTTCAGCTGCCAGTCCAGATACGTGCTGGAGGGACCCAAGCACTCCCGATGTGAGAAGACAGGGAACTGGTCCACAAAGCCATCCTGCAAAG AGCCATGTAAAATTCCAGTAAAGAAAGCTGTAGTATTGtatgaaggagagaagaaacgAGTTCAGAGTGATCTTAAAGAAGGCATCATGCACGGCGAAACTATATCCTTCTACTGCAAGAATAAAGAGAAGTCCTGTGCCTACACTGTGCCTGTTCAGTGTGTGAATGGCAATCTCACTCTCCCTTTCTGCTTCAAAG AGCGTGGCTTCTTTTCAAGTCTTGTTAAGACGGACCCATCGGACATGAAACCGTGCGAAGATCTGAAATGA